The Oncorhynchus masou masou isolate Uvic2021 chromosome 4, UVic_Omas_1.1, whole genome shotgun sequence DNA segment tccaaaccactcattgctgaatttgcgatttccaacttgttgtgtaatgtttaggTCCAATGGCCGATgtgcaccgatacgttttatctataatttctcttcattatttctcttcatatgacaaggattaaaaaggatttgccagtagattgtcatcTTGATTCATGATTATGACTGCTCGCTAAGATtatgaaagtatgatgttgacatgatcagtccaattaaagctactgtagatataacgggATTTGaggtcattttatctgtggccaaagaccttgagtcttcttggatgagcacttctaatgtaactataTGGCAGCACCCCAAGGGGCTTGAGTTTTCGAgctccccatgagtgacagaacactgagccaatcactgcgcaactagagaacattacaaACTCTTACCctctgtattttccgctggctgccccatcACCACAGAAAGTACTGAattaggctgaaacacctgcattttggagctgccttactcaagaaagcaaaaaaaaagtttgtatgtggctttattaactcaattatttatttcattttatttactTTGTTTGCAAACtaatatgtgacacgtattaatgcaaAAATAACATTAGCTGAAAATGATGGGTCACCATTGGATAGGCCAGATGTACAAAACCTTGCAGAAAGCTTATTCAACTGACAATCTATTAAAAACATATAgaaactattggaaccaagacttaAAAATGACTGATATTGATTGAGTGTTGGAACATAATGAACGAAATTACATGCCTTATTatttaaatatgtattttaaaaTCTGGctacagacagaaacaacataAAACAATTTGAAGTCTTACAAGCATTAGAAGCAACATTGGGTGTGGATATGGTGGGAACATGTGGGTCTGAGCAAGTGGGATATCATTCATATTTGTGGAAATGTATGTAGAAGGTTAAGTTGTCTATTGTTTTCGttaatgtgtgtttttgtttattgtaaaataaataaataaaagtaaaataaaatatatacaaataaaataaatgcttGAGTACAAGAGTCGGCCCTAATTCATTCAGAGAAGGGAGGCCTGCCACTGTGGTCTCTCTTCAGTCGAGTCACTGCCTATGGGAATCAACAGCAGCTCCCAATTTATACAATTTAACATTCATTAGGAGCCCTGAAATTGGCTTCTGTTGTGTTTACTCACTTGCATAAATATCCCATTTTCCAAATTAATCATTTACctaggagagagaatgggagggaggggagagaaagagagaaagggagggagggagggggagggagagaaagagaagggagggagggtgaagatGGACATTGCCTGAAGTAGATTTATTGTTTCCTTTCTGCTCAGACTGCTGAGCACAGCTTTGGGTATAGTTATTTTCAGTTATTCAAATTAGTCTGGCTTATATGCAAGGCACTGGGCTGGGGGACTCACAATATAGGCCCTATTGAGTCTATGTACTGATctaatacatttttatagaacaTTTTATTTAATCAAATGAAATTGAACATCCATATCATAATGCATGGCATGCATTGCAAGTTGGTGCTTTTTcagtattataaactgggtgattcgagcctgaatgctgattgtctgatagccgtggtatatcagactgtataacacgggtatgacaaaacatgtatttttacttctCTAATTACGttagtaaccagtttataatagcaataaggcacatcGGGGGGGTTGTGCtatatggccaacataccacgCCTAATCGGCTGTATCAGGCACTCCGCGTAAGAAAAGTCCTTAGtgctggtatattggccatataccaccccccccccccccccatgtcttaTTGCTTAATTGTTGTTGTTCTATAATAAGGACGGATAGGCCCGCAACTCAATATGTTCGCATTTATTCAAGTCACGATATCAGTCAGCAGGTCTCAGTCAATGACTACATAGATCTACATTTGAATTGATTTCAGCATTGACGCCTTCATCACCACACAATAGTATGGTGCAATGTCGCGCCCATGTGGACATTACAGTTATTATAACCTGAACAGAATACATTGAAATGACGCGAAATGAGCAGAAAAACATACAATAATATGAAAATGTGGTGTGATTATTAAATTCCGATTATATCGGATCAAATCCCCCAAAATGTACAACTTCGTCAAAATGCTGGAAAGACGAATTTAAATCACTTTTGTTTAGTGCACGTGTTCCATCAGCACAGCATTGTGGGTGCATTTCATAATCCACTTCCTCCACTTGAAGAAGCGCCATTTTCGGCGTTGTCACACAGCATGTCGCTAATGTTTAAGGCATAATAAGAACGAATTTCAGTGTTTGTTATTCTACGTTAGCTTTCCAAGTACTATCTGAAAGATGGGGcgaaagaagaagaagcagatgaAGCCATGGTGCTGGTATCCTTTGGTTTGGGGAATAGACCAAACGCAAATCATGAAAGGGAAGTGAGGGCTCGAGTGCTTAGCAAGGTAGCTACTAAGATACTGTAGGCCTCACAAGACCCGTTCGGACTTTTGATACTTTGTCGTATGTTTGTAATATTGTTGTGGCAATTTAAGTTTACAACATTCTCTTTCAGTTTTATCTCAACTAAGTTAACCTAAATGGTGTATATTGTCGAACATTTATACTGGAAATCTAGGTATGTTCGCTAACTAGCTAGCGGGTTTATTTGTTAGCAAAGTAACTTATTGTATACATTATGTAGCTATCTACAACTATCCAGTTTGACGCTGACTCGGCATACATTGTCTGTCATAGATGGTGGTCAGACGTTGTGTTCAAAGATTAACTATACCTTACGTTCAAATAAAGGAGTAACGTTAATAGCAGGGAGCAGGCACCATCGATTGAATTAACTGAAACCAACTAGCTAGCTTGCTGACGTTTAGTTTATACTGACATTTCCTTAGTTCACAACTTGAAGGTATTGTAATCGAGATTTCGATGATGAAAAGATCCTCATCCAACACCAAAAGGCCAAACATTTTAAGTGCCATATATGTCACAAGAAGTTGTACACTGGTCCAGGGCTGGCAATTCACTGTATGCAGGTTGGTATTCACATTAACAACATGTTGGTAATTCATTCATCTGTGTTGTCATACCTTTTATTTGTGATATAAATCATTGATGTTGTGGGCCGTGTGTGTTTCAGGTTCACAAAGAGACCATCGACGGGGTCCCCAACGCTATACCAGGAAGGGTAGACATAGAGTTGGAAATCTATGGCATGGAAGGAATTCCAGAGAAGGATATGCAGGAGAGGAGACGGACATTGGAACAAAAGCAGGGTTAGTTAGTGTTAACATTTCCTGCATTTGTAAATGGGGGAGGGGGTTAGACCATAGAAATCTACAGCCAGAACAAATATTGTGTGGCTAAAATACCCCCTTGTGTTCAGAGAgccagaagaagaagcagaatcAGGACGACTCTGACGAGGATGACGACGATGATGATGCTCCAGGCCCTTCGTTCGTTCAGCAGCAGATGCCTGCTGCCCAGCCCCAGGCTAGCTACGTCCCTCCCATGGCCCAGCCCAGCATCCCCCCCGGGGCCAGGGCTCCAGGCATGCCACCAGGAGCTTACTCAGGTAGAACATGGGCTGAATGGCCATACGATTGCTCTGTTCTGCCAGTAAGACATTTGCATCAAGTAATGATGATTGGCAAAAATGTTCAACTGCTCTGAATTGTGAATGAATCGTGCCCATTCTGAACAAACCACAAACTGGAAAAAAAATACATTCCCTTCATCACCATATAATGGATGATAAGCTATACCTGGTGTGTTTAAAATCTAGTTCTTTCCCTTTTCTTCCCAATGCAGGAATGCCCCCTATGATGCCAGGTCACGGTGTCCCGCCCATGATGCATGGGATGCCCCCTGGTATGCACGGAATGCCTCCAGGGTGAGTACTAACTCGAACTACTCAGTGGGCGACATTTTCCTCTCTCAATGCGTTTGCTCACTCTTTGCAGGAGTTAAATGTCGCCCCGAACTGCTCCATCGTTGCAGAATCTGACTTATTATTAAAGCTTCAGACAGTTAGATTTGATCATTCAGATTGTAACTCACACCTGTTGGTTCGATCTCCATACAGCATGATGCATGGGATGGGAGGGATGATGCCTCCAATGATGCAAGGGATGCCCGGTATGCCGCCAGGTAAGCACTGCCCTAGGAGgtactcctcttcccctcccttacTCCAGTCACTCTGTACTCAGTGGGGTGGTCTGGCATTGACAGGGGATACAGCACCGTGGCCCTCTCACCTCTGATCTAGGACTATTCTTCTATATGAGGCTTGTGAGTGAGCAAGTTGACAATTTCACAAGAATAGAATGGTGCATAGAGCTGGGCGACATGGACAAATCTATTTAATGATAAGCTTGAAACATGAATGTGCACCACCGTTGTTTTAATATTACCCGTAAAAAATACTACTACTTTGAATGTTGTCGCTATCGATTGTTCGGTTATCAATCACCTATATGAAACAAAAGTTTGCTGAAACATCACATTTCTCTAGAAGGGCCCTATAGGTTATTTATTGTAATGAACGATATCAGCAAAATGCCCACGATAAGTGGTCGATGTCGATCATTTTCGGTTTATCATCCTGGCTCTAGTAGCACAAAATCATGTTCACTCCATTCTATCATGACCTAGAAACCATCTGCTCCCCTAACTCCTTGAGAAAGAACTGTGATTTGATATTGAGACCTGATGTCTTGTCTATAGGAATGCCACCTCACATGGGTCACCGTCCTGGTATTCCCCACATGGCCCAGGCCCCCACCCCGGCGGGGATGCCCAGGCCCGCCGCAGCAGCCCCTGCTGCCGTCAGCAAGCCCCTGTTCCCCAGCGCAGTACAGGTGGGTCACCTTGCCTAGAGGCGAGGTGGGATGGAGCTGTAGCTTGTCATACCTGTCTCATTGGTTTACCTTCATTTTAAATGGTGTCCATTGAATAATTCACCAAGAGGATTTCCTCTGTAGTAAGATGGTTGTACTGGTGCGCTCATCTCAGGCACATGCATACTATCAGAGTATCATCATCATTCATGATGGGgagtaggcttgggcggtatccagattgtcataccGACCTTGTGCCATATCGATATATTTGGTAATAGCGGCACTGAACACAAGGGGCACTATTTTCAAACCCCCAGCTGAGCTTTTGTAATTCaaaggttagcaatgctaacaagtacatgtCAAATCCCATAGAATGCTAAAAAGCACATCGTGAACATTTAGACAGCCTCTGACCTAAACTGTTTTCAGGAGAGACATCCCAGTTCACAAAGTTATAGAAGTAACTTAGATATGCTACAGTTTGGTGCATGCTCAACACAATTAATAGACGGcaaggctcttgatccaggagggggtTTTCTGCTGTTACCAGCAGTATAATTAATTTTGTAAGAAGCTAACCACTTAGttagatagctaactagctactaaattagcaaaccaaatgtacagctacagagcatttagcacattttaCTTAAAAGTTTACTTAAGTTATAAAACATCTAGCTGGTGAACGtttagttgtgaattccatactgtaacCTGATCACCTGGCGTGTGCTGCACAACGATGAGTGACTCACAAGGCTCTGATCCCGTTATTGTGTGCTTGCAAACAAACCATGTGACTGGGTACTAGCGGTAAGCTTCATAATAAAAAATTCTGACAGGTGAAATGAAATACTCAATCATTGTCTCTTAatatattgcacaagttgactgtaGATATTTACTTAGGATGTAGCAACAAATATTCACATTTATGCAATCTCCAAATAAATAATTTCAATGATATTGAAAAACCACCctgtggctatttccaaataccccggtatatATATGGTATACCGTCCAAGCCTAATATGGCGCCGCAATAGCAAAGTTGTATCGGTAATGCATCAATAGTACGGAACAATAGTCAACTATAGCTCATTATCAAACTGCCCTCTTCTCGATTTCTTCTCTAGAGCTGCTGGTATTCACTCTAGGTCCTGCTAGTGTTGTTCACACTCTGCCTCTCTTCTTTATGCTGCAGATGGGCTCTCATGTTCCAAACACCATCACAGCCTCTCCCAGTAGCACTGCAGACTCTCAGTCTGCTGCCTCTAAGCCTCTGTTCTCTAACACTCCACAAGTAGGCAGGACTCTTTCACTCCCATGTCCCATAGACGCTTGTGGCATGCAGCATATCCGCTTGATTTGGTTGGGAATGCTACAAAATGTCTGTGTTCTGACATACACATAAGTTAACATATTCAGCAGGCTTTTTGTCATTCCTTATGCATTTTTATGAATCGCTCCACCAAAAGGATGAGCTGCCGGTCGGCTTTCCCTTAGGAGGACTtgctgcatgcctgtgtgtggcCTGCCTTAGTATTCTTAGCACTGGATTGGTGAtttaaatgtgttttgtttaAGCACAGCTTGCATTTTAGTAATTTTTCCCTTCCCCTGACTTGTTAGCATGATTTCCTCAGATGGTATTTCGCACAATGCAATGCTCGTCAGCAATATGTGATATGAAAAATATGTGATATGACAAGTTTTTCTTGCGTGTTTCAGCTGAACTGATGTTTCAATCACTTTTTCAAACTGCAATTTTATATGAATATAACCACCTGTGGAATCCTGATATTTTCCAGTCATTTAAAGTGCTAATCGGTTCAGCGTTAGATGTACAGTGCACTCTGCTTATAAAAATCTGAGGAATCAACCAATCTTGTTGTGAATCATGGGACAAATTCTGTTTAGAATGCACTTCTAAGGAATCAATAGGTCAAATGTCTAAATAACTGATTCCTATGAGAGGAGAGCATTGTATTGTGTGTGATTATGAGGAGTTTCTCACCCATCTGATGGTGCCTTTTCCTTCCTGTCTCCCAGGCCCAGCAGAGTGCCTCTGGAGCTGTGCCCCACAACGCGCCCTCCACCTCCTCTGACCCTCCCAAAGCAACATTCCCCGCCTACACCCagtcctctgcctcctcctccaaccCCCCTAGTAACACTGTGGCCAAGCCCCCAGCCACAGTGACCAGTAAGCCAGCCACCCTCACCACCATGAGTGCAACCAGTAAGTTGATCCACCCTGATGAGGATATCTCACTGGTAAGTTGCTCCTGCTTTGCGTTTTGCCCTTAAACAGTAAGTAATGAATGAGAAAGTACATTTATCTGTTTTGATACTTGTAATATTAGTTTAAAGCAAATTAGTCAAATCTAATATAATTGAGTTAGTTGTGTGATTTGTCATTGCCGTTGCACTGAAAGGGATAGGCTAGTGTTGCGTCCTGTCTAAGaatcctctctgtgtctgtctgcccggTAACAGGAGGAGCGACGGGCTCAGTTGCCACGGTACCAGCGTAACGTGCCCAGGCAGGGGCAGGTCCACATGTCTGCCCCTCCGGTGGCGGCCGTGGGCGGCATGATGCCCCCACAGCAGGGCATGCCCCCCCAGCAGCCTGGCATGAGGCACCCCATGCACGGTAGGAGACATTATGGCATCACTAGACCAGAAACTTGTAGCCTTTGATGGCACTAAAGACCCAAGTATCATACCagtcaaaacatgtttttttttttttgcatttgctTGCATTGACTGTGATGTTTCAATatacttcctcctccctccaggtcAGTATGGTGGTCCCCCCCAGGGCATGCCTGGCTACATGCAGGGCGGGATGCCTCCGTATGGGCAGGGCCCTCCGATGGGATACCAAGGAGGGCCTCCCATGGGCATGAGGCCCCCCGTCATGTCTCCTGCGGGACGATACTGAAGAAGTCGCAACGACCTGGCACCTCACTAGGTTTGGTGGTTAAACCTTTTCTCACCTTGTGCTTTTTAAAACTAGCCCAAGCCAATGAGCAGTAAGACCAACCAGTGATGGTGAAGAAAAGtattgatgaaaaaaaaaaatatatacgcaGCACACGGACATTTAACATGACATCTTTAATGGGggaaaaaacatagaaacaacaaaacacacaaaacaacTTGTTGATAATGACAACTTTGTCGTTGTGCAGATTTGATACATGTATGGTGTTTTTCTTCTCATGTTTCACTCAGGTTTGTAGAAGTGAAGTGTGTTAAATATGGTTCATATTATTTTGACTGCTCGCTGCTGGAGTAACATGATCgtaccgccccccccccccttacaaaAAGGCAAGTTTCCTGTAAATATATGATTTTCTGTTGTGTAGAGTAAGTCGGTGACGAGGCCCTCACAGCACACTTTGTGTGTTGTTGGACGCCCTGTCCCCAACCATATGGTTGGTGAGGGTCCTcctttatgatgatgatgatgattccaACTGTTTAGGAGTTTACCACCAGATCTATGGATTATTATCTATCAGTCTCTAGCTTCATTCTTATTTCAGGTTTATTCCATGATCAAAAGGGTAACTTGTGTGGATTTATTCTCTGTACTGTTTTAAACAATCTATGTTGTAATAAAACTCACTTAAAATCCAACACTGTTTTCTTCCTGACCCGTGGCTGGGGATGAGGCTTCATGAAGGTTTGTACCATGAAGGTTAGTACCTTCATCATGAAGGTTTGTACATAAATGTTGTATTTATGAAATATTGCTCAAATAATAGGATGTCAACTTTCTAGGtctgttttaaaaaaaaacatgttttaatataCAAATTGTATTGATGCAGATACGTTTATAGCCTAGACCTTCTTTAATAGTAATCCAGTCATTTAATACCTGCACCCTGAATTAGTTTATCTTCCTCACCTTAGGTTCACTAACATTTGCATGCAAGTGCTCtatgctgtgtgtttgtgtgagtggttGATGATAAATATACCGTTTTACTTGATGTCAGGTGTATTTTTCCTAGACCACCTACTCATGTCCTCCGGTTGTCTAGCTTTTCAAGTCAGAGGTCCTTATTTGGTGTTCGTTCACTATGGTgcatcagtgtttcccctatatgcaTTTAGCAGCAGCACAACGCCGCTGCTAAACCATGGCCACCACtgccaaaatattttttttaatgactaaAACCAGGAATATAGAAACAATAATGGAGCGATATGTTTTTTGAACTAGAAATCGCCAATATAACTAGACGGGAGTATCTAAAATTCCAAAATGTCATGACATAGGTCCCCCTTTGATTTTGAGTCGTTTAAGATAAATTAAGAACAATgcataagccatggcaaaatgtgtagaattgcaggaaattagctttaaaactaaaatattcatggcaaaatgt contains these protein-coding regions:
- the LOC135523814 gene encoding BUB3-interacting and GLEBS motif-containing protein ZNF207-like isoform X2, with translation MGRKKKKQMKPWCWYCNRDFDDEKILIQHQKAKHFKCHICHKKLYTGPGLAIHCMQVHKETIDGVPNAIPGRVDIELEIYGMEGIPEKDMQERRRTLEQKQESQKKKQNQDDSDEDDDDDDAPGPSFVQQQMPAAQPQASYVPPMAQPSIPPGARAPGMPPGAYSGMPPMMPGHGVPPMMHGMPPGMHGMPPGMMHGMGGMMPPMMQGMPGMPPGMPPHMGHRPGIPHMAQAPTPAGMPRPAAAAPAAVSKPLFPSAVQAQQSASGAVPHNAPSTSSDPPKATFPAYTQSSASSSNPPSNTVAKPPATVTSKPATLTTMSATSKLIHPDEDISLEERRAQLPRYQRNVPRQGQVHMSAPPVAAVGGMMPPQQGMPPQQPGMRHPMHGQYGGPPQGMPGYMQGGMPPYGQGPPMGYQGGPPMGMRPPVMSPAGRY
- the LOC135523814 gene encoding BUB3-interacting and GLEBS motif-containing protein ZNF207-like isoform X1, yielding MGRKKKKQMKPWCWYCNRDFDDEKILIQHQKAKHFKCHICHKKLYTGPGLAIHCMQVHKETIDGVPNAIPGRVDIELEIYGMEGIPEKDMQERRRTLEQKQESQKKKQNQDDSDEDDDDDDAPGPSFVQQQMPAAQPQASYVPPMAQPSIPPGARAPGMPPGAYSGMPPMMPGHGVPPMMHGMPPGMHGMPPGMMHGMGGMMPPMMQGMPGMPPGMPPHMGHRPGIPHMAQAPTPAGMPRPAAAAPAAVSKPLFPSAVQMGSHVPNTITASPSSTADSQSAASKPLFSNTPQAQQSASGAVPHNAPSTSSDPPKATFPAYTQSSASSSNPPSNTVAKPPATVTSKPATLTTMSATSKLIHPDEDISLEERRAQLPRYQRNVPRQGQVHMSAPPVAAVGGMMPPQQGMPPQQPGMRHPMHGQYGGPPQGMPGYMQGGMPPYGQGPPMGYQGGPPMGMRPPVMSPAGRY